The proteins below are encoded in one region of Candidatus Omnitrophota bacterium:
- a CDS encoding GNAT family N-acetyltransferase, giving the protein MFLYNIRYSVLFKAMALALVCLFVASDLIYATPELRTASQSTLAALTQLNKPEFREAAAIRECLLASKGADKYINEQIPKEKGIFGKEWESQRTERVNIYDTELKGRINGKPIAGLDSVLFIKLAGFLASTGQPFQADLAGKGYDGLPVVYIDSALCNTPDKCIQKHEIDQILQWEDLRVNMLHIADKKAMRRWVRRYINDADQALQGTPYEGMNSRQIAKLFHGYSYPLRDPYKKLFRETDYDYEYIRTMLSIYGTDEESGELKLVARREETPAPHVRPAAAGTGVAQNMLSPEFTWLIMTSQVTTDIESISTYLKPIQDTIESLDSSGARFSPYTRKVLGDARKQGAYLCEQLKVMIQKTKGLSSGPINRQAAASLLNKIDNGGRFDEVLGIFYHDVWDIIRETPPTEQAESLKDAFEKLHSRHDRIRSQLLALAHPQIFTGKTGALCYPPWLIKIPEAPRSHIEINLWELLSGRRAISYDSWPSKHERREHILPIENEHRFFERRFAKLPELITSGAWMGINRDFKTFAIELIYLYGLSLDYFRIQKQVLEKAAIDPDQVKDVLDLGTNSWPYAWCFEEIFPNLEKAYGIEGRWKHSKEFQNFWAPLSGLDPTKYKIINGDFLEIEEIPELWPSSETGGSFDLIFAHGFKPDFKVSNGANEDAYYYKLLLSASRLLRPAGHIVFIIKKDELDKFRKMLALLEGRSWADRVMNMAGFAQIIYEDVDVFVISQEDLVRHEKILEQGVQAREARHEYAEAAAFYERQSDLEADTAKPYVLAGDEWLKGAESFIKTAKKWRRKPSNDDEWISWMLENAIDRYSRYFKAPKQRKDDMYVRQQLDRIYEIIITMRQGFFDDEESRLFVSKFPKKPATDSQRDQLINYFFLKDSGGDPLESAPGSLPLNVPQNTDADRLIGEALAEIEAGQRLLVQKKAEAKAQGNASILWNHIRESSIPDYELRLRLLYHMGILRGNLLYPLMGDDCIPAYFTATFGINYYTGIGKTKDIEAAEKALLKNGLPPAYKGRPKDLTVMPVNAFDRGVYFPALTKKGGIDTVLVKGLTSWSMTYEGRRSNKDIWELVEKIGNNLLRPGGCIIIADEKDLWLAQYLEEKLGYEDLLAGQGHQRIKQALNNECASYEAYLGDMFTIFGRVPIRVLRKPDFSPGPTVETGVAQNEPSPKATKVFGRNTVGAAQLPPGYDKRDPGLVGQIKILRLRQADGKIKYWANQIVGLDRRIGIIKEKQEYIIGYTKRADPLILLAVCGNKLAGFLLASGAGDGFGIDFFGVDPSIINHGIGTSLLSKALKIAKTNGKKKASLRVETRRARASGIYERLGFKRDVGSSDSSWTTMILDLTSRSNSISSPRFGPGAMSADQPFDDKLVPKDAPVNNSASGQPAAPKEVAPEGTAPKQPDNSNQVSLTRLDAEGQTRLVPKVLPQAFAAGPGEEIASAASLRALRPVGPEAWPRNDEMSEEAVIKGSSSDTVSTAEKAAKIRREFVPKVYELKGGILKLTESLLLDQKIDLQHLVSEQLQIIFNVLGRIELGSKTAKSSEADISQILRRFDKVHYWLDRLADPDKPDSGGSSLVDFAKKRLSTGTADSNLPNQGLAEFVGQYYFKPNAEGAKFKEGFAKLREQFIQIETEYRPLIASLLDTVLPTGRGDAVWRANATDIENALQMLTKLIPEQEQVKEKELTYYTIRYDADKMPPLAEELLKIYAGQILPAWLPGKERVKLIATKGQSEGIIWVNCYKDQGRSQLAGTGHVDIHFDINEDINGRALRIMGMLNIALAASHLPDNLSTDDMDKYNALVSFIQRQYKDITGEDLTADALKNDNKNIWINLPPAEHVSPERADEYYRLTITQLRQSA; this is encoded by the coding sequence ATGTTTCTATACAATATTAGATATAGCGTATTATTTAAGGCTATGGCCCTGGCGTTGGTGTGCCTATTTGTAGCTAGTGATCTCATTTACGCTACCCCAGAACTCCGCACTGCTTCTCAATCCACTCTCGCCGCACTTACACAACTTAACAAGCCTGAATTTAGAGAAGCAGCTGCCATCAGAGAATGTCTGCTTGCATCCAAAGGAGCGGATAAGTATATAAATGAGCAAATCCCCAAAGAAAAAGGCATCTTTGGCAAAGAATGGGAATCTCAGCGAACCGAACGCGTAAACATATATGATACAGAGCTAAAAGGTCGAATAAACGGTAAGCCAATAGCAGGACTGGATTCCGTGCTTTTTATCAAGCTCGCAGGGTTTTTGGCTTCCACAGGCCAGCCATTTCAGGCTGATCTTGCCGGCAAAGGTTATGACGGTCTTCCAGTAGTGTATATCGACAGCGCATTGTGCAATACACCTGACAAATGTATTCAAAAGCACGAGATAGACCAAATCCTGCAATGGGAAGACCTAAGAGTAAATATGCTACATATCGCCGATAAGAAAGCGATGAGAAGATGGGTCAGAAGATATATCAACGATGCCGACCAGGCGCTTCAAGGTACCCCTTACGAAGGAATGAACTCACGCCAGATCGCAAAACTCTTCCACGGATATTCCTATCCTTTAAGAGATCCCTATAAAAAATTATTCCGTGAAACTGACTATGACTACGAATATATAAGGACGATGCTCTCCATTTATGGTACCGACGAAGAATCGGGCGAGCTTAAACTAGTCGCGCGGCGCGAAGAAACCCCCGCGCCCCACGTTAGGCCAGCGGCCGCGGGAACTGGAGTAGCACAAAATATGCTATCCCCGGAGTTTACCTGGCTTATCATGACTTCCCAGGTCACTACTGACATAGAATCGATTTCTACTTATTTGAAGCCGATACAGGACACGATAGAAAGTTTAGACAGCTCCGGCGCAAGATTTTCACCTTATACCAGAAAGGTTTTAGGTGATGCGCGCAAACAAGGAGCTTACCTTTGCGAACAATTAAAAGTTATGATCCAGAAAACAAAAGGATTGTCCTCTGGGCCCATAAACAGACAAGCAGCAGCTTCCCTGCTTAATAAAATCGACAATGGTGGGAGGTTTGACGAGGTATTGGGTATCTTTTACCACGATGTATGGGATATCATAAGAGAAACACCTCCCACAGAGCAAGCAGAATCATTAAAAGATGCATTTGAAAAGCTCCATAGCCGGCATGACCGTATCCGTTCGCAATTACTCGCCCTTGCACATCCGCAGATATTTACAGGTAAAACGGGCGCGCTTTGCTACCCTCCCTGGCTTATAAAAATTCCTGAAGCACCGAGAAGTCATATCGAAATTAATCTTTGGGAGCTTCTAAGCGGGCGCCGTGCCATCTCATATGATTCTTGGCCGTCAAAGCATGAAAGACGAGAACACATTCTCCCAATCGAAAATGAACACAGGTTTTTTGAAAGACGCTTTGCGAAACTCCCTGAATTAATCACAAGCGGCGCATGGATGGGAATTAACAGAGACTTTAAGACTTTTGCCATAGAGCTTATCTATCTTTACGGGCTTTCTCTGGATTATTTTCGAATTCAGAAGCAAGTCTTGGAAAAGGCCGCGATAGATCCAGACCAGGTAAAGGACGTTCTCGACCTGGGAACAAATTCATGGCCTTATGCTTGGTGCTTTGAAGAAATCTTTCCCAATCTTGAAAAGGCGTATGGCATTGAGGGTAGATGGAAACATTCCAAGGAATTCCAGAATTTTTGGGCGCCCTTATCCGGCTTGGATCCGACTAAATATAAAATCATCAACGGAGACTTTCTGGAGATAGAAGAGATACCCGAACTCTGGCCGTCAAGCGAGACGGGAGGCTCTTTCGATCTTATTTTTGCGCATGGTTTTAAGCCGGACTTTAAGGTATCGAATGGCGCTAATGAAGACGCGTATTATTACAAATTATTGCTCTCCGCAAGCAGGTTGCTTAGGCCCGCGGGGCACATTGTTTTTATTATCAAAAAAGATGAATTGGATAAATTCCGTAAGATGCTCGCGCTTTTAGAGGGTCGGAGCTGGGCCGACAGGGTGATGAACATGGCGGGCTTTGCGCAAATAATTTATGAAGATGTCGATGTTTTTGTTATTTCTCAAGAAGACCTTGTCAGACATGAGAAGATTTTGGAGCAAGGAGTTCAAGCCCGCGAGGCCAGACACGAATATGCCGAAGCAGCCGCATTTTATGAAAGGCAAAGCGATCTCGAGGCCGATACGGCCAAGCCCTATGTTTTAGCGGGAGATGAGTGGCTGAAGGGGGCCGAGTCATTCATAAAGACAGCAAAAAAATGGCGTCGGAAGCCCTCCAACGATGATGAGTGGATCAGCTGGATGCTTGAAAACGCTATCGATCGATATAGCCGCTATTTTAAAGCGCCAAAACAACGGAAAGATGATATGTATGTCCGTCAACAACTCGATAGGATCTATGAAATAATAATAACAATGCGTCAGGGGTTTTTTGATGACGAAGAAAGCCGATTGTTTGTTTCGAAATTCCCAAAAAAGCCCGCTACCGATTCACAGCGGGATCAGCTGATAAATTATTTTTTCCTTAAAGACTCCGGTGGAGATCCTTTAGAAAGCGCTCCGGGCAGCCTGCCATTAAATGTGCCACAGAATACCGATGCGGACCGTTTAATAGGCGAGGCCCTGGCAGAAATCGAAGCCGGGCAGCGTTTGTTGGTGCAAAAAAAGGCAGAGGCGAAAGCACAAGGAAATGCGAGTATTTTGTGGAACCATATACGGGAAAGCAGCATCCCCGATTATGAGCTGCGCCTTCGACTGCTATATCATATGGGGATTTTAAGGGGCAATCTTTTGTATCCTTTGATGGGCGATGATTGTATTCCCGCTTATTTTACAGCCACCTTCGGTATAAACTATTACACAGGTATCGGCAAAACCAAAGATATCGAAGCCGCGGAAAAGGCGTTGTTAAAAAATGGGTTGCCTCCTGCTTACAAGGGTCGGCCAAAGGATCTTACGGTAATGCCGGTTAATGCGTTTGATCGCGGGGTATACTTCCCGGCGCTGACAAAAAAAGGCGGTATAGACACGGTTCTGGTAAAAGGATTGACATCCTGGTCGATGACTTATGAAGGCAGGCGCTCAAATAAAGACATTTGGGAGCTAGTCGAAAAGATCGGCAACAATCTGCTCCGGCCGGGAGGTTGCATAATAATTGCTGACGAAAAGGATTTGTGGCTGGCACAGTACCTTGAAGAGAAATTAGGTTATGAAGACTTGCTGGCCGGGCAGGGACATCAAAGAATCAAGCAGGCATTAAACAATGAGTGCGCCAGCTATGAGGCGTACCTGGGGGATATGTTCACTATTTTTGGAAGGGTGCCAATAAGGGTTTTGAGGAAACCCGATTTTTCCCCCGGCCCGACCGTGGAAACCGGAGTAGCACAAAATGAACCGTCCCCAAAAGCCACAAAAGTCTTCGGCCGTAACACGGTAGGCGCTGCCCAATTGCCGCCGGGATATGACAAGAGAGACCCGGGCCTGGTCGGGCAAATTAAGATACTACGGCTAAGGCAAGCGGATGGAAAAATTAAATATTGGGCTAATCAGATAGTAGGTCTCGATCGCAGGATAGGAATAATAAAAGAAAAACAGGAATACATAATCGGGTACACAAAAAGAGCGGACCCATTGATTCTTTTAGCGGTGTGTGGTAATAAGCTGGCGGGGTTTCTTTTGGCATCCGGAGCAGGGGATGGTTTTGGCATAGATTTCTTTGGAGTCGATCCCTCTATTATAAATCACGGCATAGGTACTTCTCTATTATCCAAAGCGCTTAAGATAGCAAAAACAAATGGTAAGAAAAAAGCTTCATTACGTGTCGAGACCAGGAGGGCGAGGGCCTCAGGAATTTATGAAAGACTTGGTTTCAAGCGGGATGTAGGGTCTTCAGATAGCTCATGGACTACCATGATATTAGATCTTACTTCAAGATCTAATTCGATATCAAGCCCTCGTTTCGGGCCAGGTGCGATGTCTGCAGATCAGCCGTTTGACGATAAGCTCGTTCCGAAAGACGCACCGGTGAACAATTCCGCCTCCGGTCAGCCGGCAGCACCAAAGGAAGTGGCGCCCGAAGGAACGGCACCAAAACAACCTGACAATTCTAACCAGGTTAGCCTAACCAGGTTAGATGCTGAAGGACAGACGAGGCTCGTTCCTAAAGTCTTGCCGCAAGCATTCGCCGCCGGCCCAGGCGAAGAGATTGCTTCGGCCGCTTCCCTCCGGGCCTTGCGGCCCGTAGGGCCGGAGGCGTGGCCTCGCAATGACGAAATGTCAGAAGAAGCGGTGATAAAAGGATCGTCTTCCGATACCGTAAGTACTGCGGAAAAAGCCGCAAAAATTCGGCGCGAATTTGTTCCCAAGGTTTATGAATTAAAGGGTGGAATTTTGAAACTCACGGAGTCTTTGCTTTTAGATCAAAAAATTGACCTGCAACATCTTGTGTCTGAGCAATTACAGATTATCTTCAATGTATTGGGAAGGATTGAACTTGGTTCGAAAACCGCGAAAAGCTCGGAAGCAGATATTAGTCAGATTCTTCGCCGTTTTGACAAGGTACATTATTGGCTGGATCGGTTGGCAGATCCTGATAAGCCGGATTCAGGGGGCAGTTCGTTAGTCGATTTTGCGAAGAAGAGATTATCGACAGGAACAGCCGATAGCAATCTGCCAAATCAGGGCCTTGCGGAATTTGTCGGACAATACTATTTCAAACCAAATGCGGAAGGAGCTAAATTTAAAGAAGGTTTTGCAAAACTTCGCGAGCAATTTATACAGATTGAAACAGAATATCGCCCATTGATAGCGTCTTTATTAGATACCGTTTTACCCACCGGGAGGGGAGATGCGGTTTGGCGCGCGAATGCGACTGATATTGAAAATGCCTTACAGATGTTAACCAAACTTATTCCCGAGCAGGAGCAGGTAAAGGAGAAAGAGCTTACATATTACACGATACGATATGACGCGGATAAGATGCCGCCTCTCGCGGAAGAGTTGCTTAAAATATATGCCGGGCAGATACTGCCGGCGTGGCTGCCGGGCAAGGAGAGGGTTAAGCTAATTGCTACAAAAGGGCAAAGCGAGGGAATTATATGGGTAAATTGTTATAAGGACCAGGGTAGGAGCCAATTGGCTGGGACAGGACACGTCGATATTCACTTCGATATCAATGAAGATATAAATGGCAGGGCGCTAAGGATAATGGGCATGCTAAACATAGCATTAGCCGCTTCCCATCTTCCCGATAACTTATCTACCGATGATATGGATAAATATAATGCTCTGGTATCGTTTATTCAAAGGCAGTATAAAGATATAACAGGAGAAGATTTAACCGCGGATGCGCTAAAAAATGATAACAAAAACATCTGGATAAACTTGCCGCCCGCGGAACACGTTTCACCGGAAAGGGCCGACGAGTATTACCGCCTCACAATTACACAATTGCGGCAATCCGCGTAA
- the nagA gene encoding N-acetylglucosamine-6-phosphate deacetylase — MSKLYIKNGNVISKERIINGASVYIDGSKIASIGKNIKPSKGSFIVDAKNCFVSPGFIDCHIHGEPEKIFFNEARHGMTSFVVAQSCASLESIYKRAGKIKEFINKNPFGENVLGLRLEGPYINQEKAGAQNKAYIKNPDMQELMQILQGCKGLLKIMTVAPELIGIKPILRTLCKNGVIPSIGHSDATYESAIDGIDAGIRHATHTFNAMSPLDRRSPGVIGAILLDNRVTAEIILDLVHVHRALFALLIKAKTKDRVIVITDSIVSSPHKDTAQIGGAYRFDDGRLAGSALNMIEALKNAVTKCNLSLLEALRLITLNPARFLGVDGKKGSIETGKDADIVIFDKNFDVKATIICGRIAYEKKGFICAA, encoded by the coding sequence ATGAGCAAGCTCTATATTAAGAATGGCAATGTAATTTCAAAAGAGCGGATTATAAATGGCGCTTCGGTTTATATTGATGGCTCAAAGATAGCATCTATAGGAAAAAATATTAAACCGAGCAAGGGGTCGTTTATAGTCGACGCAAAGAACTGTTTTGTCTCCCCCGGGTTTATCGACTGCCACATACATGGCGAGCCTGAAAAGATATTTTTCAATGAAGCCAGGCATGGCATGACATCGTTTGTCGTGGCGCAGTCGTGCGCATCTTTAGAATCCATTTATAAAAGAGCCGGAAAGATAAAAGAATTTATTAATAAAAATCCTTTTGGCGAAAATGTGCTGGGCTTACGCCTCGAAGGGCCTTATATAAATCAGGAGAAAGCGGGCGCGCAGAATAAGGCTTACATAAAAAATCCCGACATGCAGGAACTGATGCAGATCTTGCAAGGCTGTAAAGGTCTTTTAAAGATAATGACCGTTGCCCCCGAGCTTATAGGCATAAAGCCTATCTTAAGGACATTATGTAAAAATGGGGTTATTCCATCCATAGGCCACTCGGACGCAACCTATGAATCCGCCATAGATGGTATAGATGCCGGTATACGCCACGCAACGCATACATTTAACGCGATGAGCCCGCTCGACAGACGCTCACCCGGAGTTATCGGAGCGATCCTATTAGATAACAGGGTTACGGCCGAGATAATCCTGGACCTTGTGCACGTGCATAGGGCGTTATTCGCTCTTCTGATTAAGGCAAAGACAAAGGATAGGGTTATTGTAATAACGGACTCCATAGTTTCATCTCCGCATAAAGATACCGCGCAGATCGGGGGCGCATACAGATTTGATGACGGAAGATTGGCGGGGTCGGCGCTTAATATGATAGAGGCCCTGAAGAACGCGGTGACAAAGTGCAACCTATCGTTATTAGAAGCTCTGCGGCTTATTACGTTAAATCCCGCGAGATTTTTGGGGGTAGATGGCAAAAAAGGCTCCATAGAGACGGGCAAGGACGCGGATATAGTAATTTTCGACAAAAATTTTGATGTAAAAGCGACGATAATTTGTGGTAGAATAGCCTACGAGAAGAAAGGCTTTATATGTGCGGCATAG